The following coding sequences are from one Paenibacillus sp. JDR-2 window:
- a CDS encoding extracellular solute-binding protein, with protein MNRISRASSVILSVTMTASILAACSSSNENNNSASPSSSANSSSPEASTDSGVKKDGFPIVDKPITLKMMSQDVGKADWNTMPALKEMEKLTNIKFTYQLTPLDSFSTKKNLVFASGDLPDVLYAPDLTPAEQVTYGTQGVLIPLEKYIDEGYAPNLKKIFDEHPDIRKSFTTPDGHMYALPYIDLSAIWYRSPMWYNGKFLKALNVTELPKTTEELYNFLKRVRDEDPNGNGKKDEIPLTSVKLDDLRMFFFGFWGMYDEKVYADKDGKVHYSPQEEGYKGYLTFLNRLWNENLLDHETFSQTSDQKKAKGQNNQIAVFNDYFPYFTLGGEPSGDNPLMTPVSSEIAGSPVYGMHPGISANGTFAITSKDPNPEATMRWVDYQYSYEGATLMNQGPEGMLWKYKNKDTHEKEWVELPNGQEREDFRGTLTPNFGILTPGIKINELTNGLTTEFDNWIQKESEEKLKPIGKAPFPNVYLTNDEQSEITSLLSDLDTYVQQMEAKFVTGQEPMSGWDKYLAQVKKMGGDRITEVYQGAYDRWKSGK; from the coding sequence ATGAACAGGATTTCCAGGGCATCATCCGTTATTCTCAGCGTTACCATGACAGCCAGCATACTGGCTGCATGCAGCTCTTCCAACGAGAACAACAATTCCGCTTCGCCATCCTCTTCTGCAAATTCTTCTTCACCTGAGGCTTCTACCGATAGCGGCGTAAAAAAAGACGGCTTTCCTATCGTTGACAAGCCGATCACTCTTAAGATGATGTCGCAGGACGTGGGCAAAGCAGACTGGAACACCATGCCGGCGTTAAAAGAAATGGAAAAGCTGACGAATATCAAGTTCACCTATCAATTGACGCCGCTGGACAGCTTCTCCACCAAGAAGAACCTCGTGTTCGCGAGCGGTGACCTGCCGGATGTCCTCTACGCTCCGGATTTGACGCCGGCTGAACAGGTGACGTACGGAACCCAAGGCGTGCTTATTCCGCTCGAGAAGTATATTGACGAAGGATACGCGCCAAATCTCAAGAAGATTTTCGACGAGCATCCGGACATCCGCAAATCGTTTACGACGCCTGACGGACATATGTATGCTCTCCCGTACATCGATCTATCGGCTATCTGGTATCGCAGTCCAATGTGGTACAACGGCAAATTCCTTAAGGCGTTAAACGTGACGGAGCTGCCGAAGACGACGGAGGAGCTATACAACTTCCTGAAGCGAGTGAGGGACGAGGATCCGAACGGGAACGGGAAGAAGGACGAAATTCCGCTCACTTCCGTGAAGCTTGACGATCTGCGCATGTTCTTCTTTGGATTCTGGGGTATGTATGACGAGAAGGTTTATGCCGACAAGGATGGCAAGGTTCACTACTCGCCGCAAGAGGAAGGCTACAAGGGTTACCTGACGTTCCTGAACCGCTTGTGGAATGAGAACCTGCTGGATCACGAGACCTTCTCTCAGACCTCCGACCAGAAAAAAGCGAAAGGCCAGAATAACCAGATCGCGGTGTTTAACGACTATTTCCCTTACTTTACCCTTGGCGGCGAGCCTAGCGGGGATAATCCGCTCATGACGCCGGTCAGCAGCGAAATCGCGGGATCGCCGGTCTATGGCATGCATCCGGGCATCTCCGCCAACGGAACGTTTGCCATCACAAGCAAGGACCCGAATCCGGAGGCTACCATGCGCTGGGTTGACTATCAATACAGCTACGAAGGCGCAACGCTTATGAACCAAGGACCTGAAGGCATGCTCTGGAAGTACAAGAATAAGGACACTCACGAGAAGGAATGGGTAGAGCTTCCGAACGGCCAGGAACGCGAAGATTTCAGAGGTACGCTTACTCCAAACTTTGGCATCTTGACTCCGGGCATCAAAATAAACGAATTAACGAATGGTCTTACAACCGAGTTTGATAATTGGATTCAAAAGGAAAGCGAAGAAAAGCTGAAGCCGATCGGCAAGGCTCCGTTCCCTAACGTTTATCTGACTAATGACGAGCAAAGCGAAATCACGTCCTTGCTGTCCGACCTCGACACTTACGTTCAGCAGATGGAAGCGAAGTTCGTGACGGGACAAGAGCCGATGTCGGGTTGGGACAAGTATTTGGCACAGGTCAAAAAGATGGGCGGAGACCGCATAACGGAAGTGTATCAAGGTGCGTACGACCGCTGGAAGTCGGGCAAGTAA
- a CDS encoding alpha-L-fucosidase: MSEKEQAIAVEEEAVEQGVHNYSSEESWVKPEDPLLLERLEWFKDQKLGLMMHWGPYSQLGLVESWALSDEDGDWSREGIDWDIDGEELKRQYFALNKTFNPLRFQPELWAELAAENGFKYLNFTTKHHDGFCMWDTRTTDYRITGQECPFHTHKHADIVKHLFNSFRDKGLGISAYFSKADWHSPYYWTPGIRPDTKTSRGPSYDPTEYPWLWEKFVQFTHEQIMELMTNYGRIDVLWLDAGWVNDYRKQNIRLGEAVEKAREIQPWLLSADRTVGGPYENLITPEQTLPERALHVPWESCITMGTSFSFRYEDRYRSVRQLIQLLIEIVAKGGNLALNIGPQPDGRLPETAIARMKGMGKWLNVYGEAIYGTRVCEPYSEGNTCFTQKNGVVYAFYLYKDASEPVPEEIHLPWSGEAGRIDLVGGEERLDYRRTENGIAVRLPDSERSAMEAPIAHVFRIHA; this comes from the coding sequence ATGAGTGAGAAGGAACAGGCAATTGCCGTAGAAGAAGAAGCGGTCGAACAAGGGGTACATAACTACAGCAGCGAGGAGAGCTGGGTTAAGCCTGAGGATCCTCTGCTGCTCGAACGGCTCGAGTGGTTCAAGGATCAGAAGCTTGGCTTAATGATGCACTGGGGGCCTTATTCCCAGCTGGGCCTGGTTGAATCATGGGCCTTGAGCGACGAGGATGGGGATTGGTCCCGCGAAGGCATCGACTGGGATATCGATGGGGAAGAGCTGAAGCGGCAATATTTTGCCTTGAACAAGACGTTTAATCCGCTTCGTTTCCAGCCTGAGCTGTGGGCCGAGCTTGCGGCGGAGAACGGCTTCAAATATTTGAACTTCACCACCAAGCATCATGACGGGTTCTGCATGTGGGATACGCGCACGACCGATTATCGCATTACGGGACAAGAATGTCCGTTCCATACGCATAAGCACGCGGATATCGTGAAGCACCTGTTCAACTCGTTCCGGGACAAGGGGCTCGGCATCTCCGCCTACTTCTCCAAAGCGGATTGGCATTCTCCCTATTATTGGACACCGGGAATACGGCCGGATACGAAGACGTCCAGAGGACCGAGCTATGATCCTACGGAATACCCGTGGCTATGGGAGAAATTCGTTCAATTTACGCATGAGCAGATCATGGAGCTGATGACGAATTACGGCCGGATCGACGTGCTGTGGCTGGACGCCGGCTGGGTGAACGATTACCGCAAGCAAAATATCCGGCTGGGAGAAGCGGTGGAGAAGGCGCGCGAAATCCAGCCTTGGCTCCTCTCGGCGGACCGGACTGTGGGAGGACCATACGAGAACCTGATCACGCCGGAGCAGACGCTGCCGGAACGCGCGCTGCATGTGCCGTGGGAAAGCTGCATTACGATGGGCACGTCGTTTTCTTTCCGTTACGAGGACCGTTATAGATCCGTGCGTCAGCTCATCCAGCTGCTCATCGAGATTGTGGCAAAAGGCGGCAACCTGGCGCTTAACATCGGCCCTCAGCCGGATGGCAGATTGCCCGAGACGGCGATCGCCCGCATGAAAGGTATGGGGAAATGGCTGAACGTATACGGTGAAGCGATCTACGGTACTCGAGTCTGCGAGCCGTATTCGGAGGGCAATACATGCTTTACGCAGAAAAACGGCGTCGTTTATGCGTTTTACCTGTATAAGGACGCAAGCGAGCCGGTTCCGGAGGAGATTCATCTTCCTTGGAGCGGAGAAGCCGGAAGAATCGATCTGGTCGGCGGTGAGGAGCGGCTTGACTATCGCCGTACCGAGAACGGGATTGCCGTTCGTCTGCCGGATTCGGAGCGCTCCGCTATGGAAGCGCCAATCGCGCATGTTTTTCGGATTCATGCGTAA
- a CDS encoding carbohydrate-binding family 9-like protein, producing MILSGVPEPVIDYGPRHYICRRAKGPLALDGCLNKPFWKAADWTEDFTDIEGDVRPKPAKRTRVKMLWDDEYLYVGAELLEDQIWATLTERDSVIFYDNDFEIFIDPDGDTHGYYEIEINALNTVWDLLLVKPYRDGGPPVNGWDISGLRSAVYIEGELNNPAADNRMWSVEIAIPWASLRECAAESRPPLTGEFWRINFSRVEWQAEHVEGGYRKVINPKIGKPYPEDNWVWSPMGIVNMHYPELWGYVVFSGDDGPHSFAIPADERIKWELRKLYYRQRNHYAAEGGYEADAKRLMEGDEWFVEATVETTRSLFQISALSEDGMSMWCIREDGKLWKERVGP from the coding sequence ATGATCCTTAGCGGAGTGCCGGAGCCGGTAATCGATTACGGGCCAAGGCATTATATTTGCCGGCGTGCCAAAGGGCCGCTCGCGCTTGACGGATGCTTGAACAAGCCGTTCTGGAAAGCGGCGGACTGGACCGAAGATTTTACGGATATCGAAGGGGATGTTCGCCCAAAGCCGGCGAAGCGGACCCGCGTCAAAATGCTGTGGGATGACGAATATTTGTATGTCGGGGCGGAGCTGCTCGAGGATCAGATCTGGGCAACGCTCACCGAGCGGGATTCGGTTATTTTTTACGACAACGATTTTGAAATCTTTATCGACCCGGACGGGGACACGCATGGTTATTACGAGATCGAGATCAATGCGCTGAATACGGTATGGGATCTGCTTCTCGTCAAGCCGTATCGCGACGGCGGACCGCCGGTAAACGGCTGGGATATTTCGGGGCTGCGGAGTGCCGTTTACATTGAAGGAGAGCTGAATAATCCCGCGGCGGATAACCGTATGTGGAGCGTGGAAATCGCTATCCCTTGGGCCAGCTTGCGGGAGTGCGCGGCGGAGAGCAGGCCGCCGTTGACCGGGGAGTTCTGGCGCATCAACTTCTCCAGAGTGGAATGGCAAGCGGAGCATGTAGAAGGCGGCTATCGCAAGGTCATTAATCCGAAGATTGGCAAGCCCTATCCGGAGGACAACTGGGTGTGGTCGCCGATGGGCATTGTGAACATGCATTACCCGGAGTTGTGGGGCTATGTGGTGTTTTCCGGCGATGACGGTCCGCATTCTTTTGCTATACCGGCGGACGAGCGCATCAAGTGGGAGCTTAGGAAGCTGTATTACCGCCAGCGCAACCATTACGCGGCTGAAGGCGGGTATGAAGCGGATGCGAAGCGATTGATGGAAGGCGATGAGTGGTTCGTCGAAGCAACAGTCGAGACGACGCGAAGCCTGTTTCAGATCTCGGCCTTGTCGGAGGATGGAATGTCAATGTGGTGCATTCGCGAGGACGGAAAGCTGTGGAAGGAGAGAGTGGGACCATGA
- a CDS encoding alpha-L-fucosidase, with protein sequence MQRWFEDAKLGIFIHYGIYAVDGVAESWSFYNGNMTYEQYMKQLGGFTASSFDAEGWADLIEKSGAKYAVLTTKHHDGVALWDTRLSDLNVVKKTPAGRDLVKPFADAIAKRDIRLGLYYSLIDWSHPDYPSVYQGGRIPEDLSQVNRFSSPADGAQDEDRWQRFLRFNDGQLRELLTNYGRVDLLWFDGDWERSADQWNLPAFRQYLRSLNPDVIVNSRLQGHGDYKTPEQGLPITRPEGPWEFCTTINGSWGYVPTDNRYKSLGMIIRMFCDCISMGGNMLLDIGPREDGTIDKRQEDILLGLGEWIRQHAEAVYGTREGIMTRYYSGGSTLTPDKKTLYLFVYDDPKEHICLKGLCNPIKRITVLHSGKELAFEIHGGVPWFDIPGTTWVGLTAEDTHEHVTVLKLEFGDEVNFYGGAGAVVTHN encoded by the coding sequence ATGCAGAGATGGTTCGAAGACGCCAAGCTGGGCATATTCATTCACTACGGAATCTATGCGGTTGACGGCGTGGCGGAATCATGGTCCTTTTACAACGGGAACATGACCTATGAGCAATACATGAAGCAGCTTGGCGGGTTTACGGCTTCAAGCTTCGACGCGGAAGGGTGGGCCGATCTGATCGAGAAGTCGGGAGCGAAGTATGCCGTTCTGACGACTAAGCATCACGACGGTGTGGCATTGTGGGACACGCGGCTTAGCGACCTGAATGTCGTGAAGAAGACGCCGGCAGGCAGGGATTTGGTCAAGCCGTTCGCGGACGCGATTGCGAAGCGGGATATTCGGCTTGGTCTGTACTACTCGCTGATCGATTGGTCGCATCCGGATTATCCAAGCGTCTATCAAGGCGGCAGGATTCCCGAGGACCTAAGCCAAGTCAACCGGTTTTCCAGTCCGGCGGACGGTGCCCAGGACGAGGACAGATGGCAGCGGTTCCTGCGGTTCAACGACGGCCAGCTTCGGGAGCTGCTTACGAATTACGGCCGGGTAGATCTGCTCTGGTTCGACGGGGATTGGGAGCGAAGCGCCGATCAATGGAATTTGCCGGCGTTCAGGCAGTACCTGAGGTCGCTTAATCCGGATGTAATCGTCAACTCGCGGCTGCAGGGACATGGCGATTACAAAACGCCGGAGCAAGGACTCCCCATTACGAGACCGGAAGGGCCTTGGGAATTCTGCACGACTATTAACGGCTCGTGGGGCTACGTGCCGACGGACAACCGTTATAAATCGCTGGGAATGATCATCCGGATGTTCTGCGACTGTATTTCCATGGGCGGGAACATGCTGCTGGACATCGGGCCGCGGGAGGACGGAACGATCGATAAACGTCAGGAAGATATTTTGCTTGGCCTCGGCGAATGGATCCGTCAGCATGCGGAGGCTGTTTACGGAACGAGGGAAGGCATCATGACGCGTTATTATTCGGGAGGAAGCACGTTGACCCCCGATAAGAAGACACTCTACCTGTTCGTCTATGACGATCCGAAGGAGCATATATGCCTGAAGGGGCTATGCAATCCGATTAAGCGGATTACCGTGCTGCATTCAGGCAAAGAGCTGGCGTTCGAGATTCATGGAGGCGTTCCTTGGTTCGATATTCCCGGGACGACCTGGGTTGGGCTGACGGCGGAAGACACGCATGAGCACGTAACGGTGCTGAAGCTGGAATTTGGCGACGAAGTGAATTTTTACGGAGGCGCGGGAGCCGTGGTAACTCATAACTAG
- a CDS encoding ABC transporter permease, producing the protein MALRSGTSTKRLGKRIVQNWELYIFVAPAFFYFLIFCYLPMYGVQIAFKSFIPTKGIVGSPWVGLDHFDRFFHSYYFWDLIWNTLSVSLYDLAIGFPIPIILALAFNEVRNGFFKKMAQTVTYAPHFISVVVMAGMIISFLSPSTGILVHVIQWLGFGTPEFLTDPKWFKTMYVFSNVWQSAGWGTIIYLAALSGVDPGLHEAAIIDGASRFQRIRHINIPVLIPTMTILLILNMGSLFGVGFEKILLLQNPLNMESSDVIATFVYRSGLENAQYSFSAAVGLFNSVINAILLIAVNQIVRRTSENSLW; encoded by the coding sequence ATGGCGCTACGATCCGGGACATCGACCAAGCGGCTCGGAAAAAGGATCGTGCAAAACTGGGAATTGTACATTTTTGTTGCACCGGCGTTTTTCTACTTTCTAATCTTTTGTTACCTGCCGATGTACGGTGTCCAGATCGCGTTCAAATCGTTTATCCCGACTAAAGGAATAGTAGGAAGCCCTTGGGTTGGATTGGACCATTTTGACCGATTCTTCCATTCCTATTACTTCTGGGATTTGATCTGGAATACGCTGAGCGTTAGTCTCTATGATCTAGCGATTGGCTTTCCGATTCCGATCATACTGGCGCTGGCCTTTAATGAAGTACGCAACGGCTTTTTCAAAAAGATGGCCCAAACGGTCACCTATGCACCTCACTTCATATCGGTTGTCGTCATGGCCGGGATGATCATTTCTTTCCTGTCGCCGTCTACCGGAATTCTGGTTCATGTCATTCAATGGCTTGGGTTTGGCACACCGGAGTTTCTTACCGATCCCAAGTGGTTCAAGACGATGTACGTATTCTCGAATGTGTGGCAGAGCGCGGGCTGGGGGACGATCATTTATTTGGCCGCTTTATCCGGGGTGGATCCCGGACTTCATGAAGCAGCCATAATCGACGGGGCTTCGAGATTCCAGCGCATTCGCCACATTAATATACCCGTCTTGATTCCGACGATGACCATTCTTTTAATTTTGAACATGGGAAGCTTGTTTGGGGTCGGGTTCGAAAAGATCCTGTTGCTCCAAAATCCGCTTAATATGGAGTCTTCCGACGTCATCGCTACCTTCGTCTACCGTTCCGGTCTGGAAAATGCCCAATACAGCTTCTCGGCGGCGGTTGGCCTGTTTAATTCCGTCATAAACGCCATTCTGCTGATAGCCGTAAATCAGATCGTTCGCCGGACGAGCGAGAACAGCTTGTGGTAA
- a CDS encoding helix-turn-helix domain-containing protein encodes MNRNYFKSKLFLKYTWSYLFILLIPLIFTSIFIYENASHRLRSEIERSHLDQLTQAETIIDGRMKELSEIAVRISYDHRLASYLVHDPIHSGEAIEALDQYKATSSIIGELYLYFHKDDRIYSSEGMNHFDVFTSNLLFQNWDKNAVYQDLNDVKFPTMRPADIASNSSGRKQSMLAYLIPIKPNNPNPYGTVMYLIQKSELTSLIDSILGNYQGQSYILDNQGQILVDNLQGETLSDTDTRSLFGHLAPGIQKHVLNGKEHSIVSVQSPVNGWTYVTIMPSEQFFSSVLHVRSFIIMLLIFVVAAGAAIALLLARMQYQPISTLVEFAASKSCKPLGRPGESRNELDRIRTTLLEYSARVDLQEPFARHHLLSTLLRFGSSRILTPELREVLDLRFDRSLHFVMVIGWISNEKNGVLEHQEILELLTHIELPNLNSRGYGVELSQLGQIGVLVSFDPDEAADEFEHKQLIVEALRSHLLESCQIQPVIGVGTSYSGPDQLNQSYIEACSAYDLRVSSNAGSVNYFEKQSVATDQTFWIPNNTLLKLSQSLKQGSFEVASQMIQSAILSLRQSELSTLLIRCIGIDLLNTILKTASELENQRLIQEIAPQMISGQSLDELERNLLHLASRLCEQVEQESQKEEQSLTDRMIAYIEEHFADNALSLETVASEFSLSPSHVSRSFKEKMGVNFIQYIWQKRLEEVMHQLKTTDDSLKDIIIRVGYLDAPNFIRKFKKETGYTPGQYRKMFAYVQ; translated from the coding sequence TTGAACCGGAACTATTTCAAGTCCAAGCTTTTTCTGAAATACACTTGGTCCTACTTATTCATCTTGTTGATTCCTTTGATTTTTACTTCGATCTTTATTTATGAAAACGCTTCGCACCGCCTTCGTTCCGAAATCGAACGCTCCCATCTCGACCAATTGACGCAAGCCGAAACGATCATCGACGGTCGAATGAAGGAACTTAGCGAGATTGCGGTCCGCATCTCGTACGACCACAGACTTGCCTCTTATCTCGTGCACGATCCGATTCATAGCGGAGAAGCTATTGAAGCGCTGGATCAATACAAAGCGACAAGCTCGATTATTGGGGAGCTGTACTTGTATTTCCACAAGGACGACCGCATCTATTCCAGTGAAGGGATGAACCACTTCGACGTATTCACGAGCAATCTTCTGTTCCAGAATTGGGATAAAAACGCGGTATACCAGGATTTGAACGACGTCAAGTTCCCGACAATGCGGCCTGCCGATATCGCAAGCAACTCTTCCGGCCGAAAACAATCGATGCTCGCCTATCTGATTCCGATCAAACCCAATAATCCGAATCCTTACGGAACGGTTATGTATTTGATTCAGAAATCCGAGCTGACGAGCCTCATCGATTCCATACTAGGTAACTATCAAGGCCAGTCCTATATTCTCGATAATCAAGGTCAAATTCTGGTTGACAATCTCCAAGGCGAGACGTTATCGGATACGGACACGCGTTCCTTGTTCGGACATTTGGCCCCGGGCATTCAGAAGCATGTCCTGAACGGCAAGGAGCATTCGATCGTCTCCGTTCAATCGCCGGTCAACGGCTGGACCTACGTGACCATCATGCCAAGCGAGCAGTTCTTCAGCAGCGTCCTTCATGTGCGGAGCTTCATCATTATGCTGCTTATCTTTGTTGTGGCCGCCGGCGCGGCAATCGCGCTGCTCTTGGCCCGAATGCAATACCAGCCGATTTCGACGCTGGTTGAATTCGCTGCATCCAAGAGCTGCAAGCCTCTGGGCCGGCCCGGCGAGTCCCGCAACGAATTGGACCGGATTCGGACAACGCTGCTGGAATACAGTGCCAGAGTCGATCTGCAAGAGCCGTTCGCCCGCCATCATTTGCTCTCCACGCTGCTCCGATTCGGCAGCTCCCGGATTCTGACGCCGGAGCTAAGAGAGGTACTGGATCTAAGGTTCGACCGCTCCCTTCACTTCGTTATGGTGATCGGCTGGATCAGCAACGAGAAAAACGGCGTGCTGGAGCATCAGGAGATACTGGAGCTGTTAACGCATATCGAATTACCGAATCTGAACAGCCGCGGGTACGGCGTTGAGCTTTCCCAATTAGGCCAAATCGGCGTCCTGGTCAGCTTCGACCCGGATGAAGCCGCGGACGAATTCGAACACAAGCAGCTTATCGTAGAAGCCTTGCGCAGCCATTTGCTGGAATCTTGCCAGATTCAGCCGGTCATTGGAGTCGGAACGAGTTATTCCGGTCCGGATCAACTGAATCAAAGCTATATCGAAGCCTGCTCGGCCTACGACCTGAGAGTGTCATCCAACGCCGGATCGGTGAATTATTTCGAGAAACAATCGGTTGCGACGGATCAAACTTTCTGGATACCGAATAACACATTGTTAAAGCTCTCCCAGAGCTTAAAGCAAGGCAGCTTTGAAGTAGCTTCGCAAATGATCCAGTCGGCCATCCTGAGCTTGCGGCAGTCCGAACTGTCCACGCTGCTCATCCGCTGCATCGGCATCGATCTACTGAATACCATTCTGAAGACCGCGTCTGAACTCGAGAACCAGCGGCTGATTCAAGAAATTGCGCCGCAGATGATCTCGGGCCAATCGCTTGACGAGCTGGAACGCAATCTCCTTCATTTGGCTTCCCGGCTATGCGAGCAGGTAGAGCAAGAGAGCCAGAAGGAAGAACAATCGCTAACGGACCGGATGATTGCTTACATCGAAGAACATTTTGCGGACAATGCCCTCAGTCTCGAGACCGTCGCTTCCGAATTCAGCCTGTCTCCGTCCCACGTCAGCCGCTCCTTCAAGGAGAAGATGGGCGTGAACTTTATCCAATACATCTGGCAGAAACGGCTGGAAGAAGTGATGCACCAGCTGAAGACGACGGACGATTCGCTCAAAGACATCATTATCCGGGTCGGCTACTTGGACGCGCCTAACTTCATCCGCAAATTCAAGAAGGAGACCGGCTACACGCCGGGGCAATACCGCAAAATGTTCGCTTATGTCCAATAG
- a CDS encoding carbohydrate ABC transporter permease: MFHGIKESRGDKIFLACNYLYVFLAFLIVFYPLVYMISASISDPKAVASGEMWLWPKGITLEGYKMVFKNTNIWIGYENTIIYTVVGTAINLFVTLPAAYALSRRDFVGRNFFMGMFMVTMFFSGGLIPTYLLVKELGMMNSMWAIVLPSAASIWNIIVSRTFFQSSIPKELQEAAQIDGCSNMRLFFRIILPLSLPIIAVMALFYGVGNWNSYFSALIYLNEAGKYPLQLVLRQILVLQEMGAQGGGAIDISSATAMNSKAEIAALVKYAVIIVATIPVIVIYPFLQRYFVQGVMIGSVKG; the protein is encoded by the coding sequence ATGTTCCATGGCATCAAAGAGAGCAGGGGCGATAAAATTTTTCTCGCTTGCAATTACTTGTACGTTTTTCTCGCCTTTCTGATCGTCTTCTATCCGCTGGTGTATATGATCAGCGCATCCATCAGCGATCCGAAGGCCGTGGCTTCTGGAGAGATGTGGCTGTGGCCGAAAGGAATTACGTTAGAAGGCTACAAGATGGTGTTCAAGAACACCAATATCTGGATCGGTTACGAAAATACCATCATCTATACGGTGGTTGGGACGGCGATCAACTTGTTCGTGACGCTGCCGGCAGCTTACGCGCTAAGCCGCAGAGATTTCGTCGGTAGAAACTTTTTCATGGGCATGTTTATGGTCACCATGTTCTTCAGCGGTGGTCTGATCCCGACTTATCTCCTCGTGAAGGAACTAGGCATGATGAATTCGATGTGGGCGATTGTTCTTCCGTCCGCCGCATCCATCTGGAATATAATCGTGTCCCGCACCTTTTTTCAAAGCTCCATTCCGAAGGAGCTGCAGGAAGCCGCGCAGATTGACGGCTGCTCGAATATGCGGCTGTTTTTCAGAATCATTCTGCCGCTTTCGCTGCCGATCATCGCCGTAATGGCGTTGTTTTACGGGGTAGGCAATTGGAACAGTTATTTCTCGGCGCTGATTTATCTGAACGAGGCCGGGAAGTATCCGCTGCAGCTTGTTTTGCGTCAAATCCTGGTTCTTCAGGAGATGGGGGCGCAAGGAGGCGGAGCGATCGACATCTCTTCGGCAACGGCCATGAACAGCAAGGCGGAGATTGCGGCGCTCGTCAAATATGCCGTCATTATCGTCGCTACGATTCCGGTTATCGTTATTTATCCTTTCTTGCAGCGTTATTTCGTTCAGGGTGTAATGATCGGTTCCGTTAAGGGCTGA